A stretch of the Pogona vitticeps strain Pit_001003342236 chromosome 8, PviZW2.1, whole genome shotgun sequence genome encodes the following:
- the BOLA3 gene encoding bolA-like protein 3, giving the protein MLPGRSKTLLLLHHVVRRFASQTDGEVRVTQVLKEKFPQASAIKVVDVSGGCGAMYEIHIESEEFKEKRTVQQHQMVNQALSEEIKSMHGLRIFTSVPKDGS; this is encoded by the exons ATGTTGCCCGGTCGAAGCAAG ACCCTTCTTCTCCTGCACCATGTGGTGCGAAGATTTGCTTCGCAGACAGATGGGGAAGTCAGAGTGACACAAGTCCTCAAAGAGAAGTTCCCGCAGGCTTCTGCTATTAAAGTTGTCGATGTATCAG GTGGCTGTGGAGCAATGTATGAAATTCATATAGAATCTGAAGAGtttaaagaaaagagaacagTACAGCAACACCAAATGGTCAATCAG GCCTTAAGTGAAGAAATTAAGTCGATGCATGGACTACGGATATTCACTTCTGTTCCCAAGGATGGAAGCTAG
- the MTHFD2 gene encoding bifunctional methylenetetrahydrofolate dehydrogenase/cyclohydrolase, mitochondrial: MATPGSALPLLRLLGQAASRVGSSGRRCCSCHRHLPAPARPLHLSAPRNEAVVISGRKLARQIRQEARHEVEQWVAAGNKRPHLSVVLVGEDPASHSYVLNKTRAAADVGISSETVLKPASITEEELLDLIAKLNHDANVDGLLVQLPLPGHIDERKICNAVNPEKDVDGFHVVNVGRMCLDQYSMLPATPWGVWEIIKRTGIPTLGKNVVVAGRSKNVGMPIAMLLHTDGRHERPGGDATVTISHRYTPKEQLKKHTILADIVVAAAGIPNLITADMIKEGAAVIDVGINRVQDPVTAKPKLVGDVDFEGVKQKASYITPVPGGVGPMTVAMLMKNTIIAAKKMLRPQELRAFGA; this comes from the exons ATGGCAACCCCGGGCTCCGCGCTGCCGCTGCTCCGGCTGCTGGGCCAGGCCGCCTCGAGGGTCGGCAGCTCCGGCCGCCGCTGCTGCTCCTGCCACCGCCACCTCCCGGCCCCTGCCCGGCCGCTCCACCTCAGCGCTCCCAG GAACGAAGCGGTCGTCATTTCCGGGAGAAAGCTGGCGCGCCAGATTAGACAAGAAGCCCGCCACGAAGTGGAGCAGTGGGTTGCGGCCGGTAACAAAAGACCCCACCTCAGCGTGGTCTTGGTCGGGGAAGACCCTGCAAGTCACTCCTATGTGCTGAACAAAACTCGAGCGGCTGCTGATGTGG GAATCAGCAGCGAAACCGTCCTGAAGCCGGCCTCCATCACAGAAGAGGAGTTGCTCGATTTGATTGCCAAACTCAATCACGACGCCAACGTCGATGGCTTGCTGGTGCAGCTCCCTTTGCCTG GACATATAGACGAGCGGAAGATCTGCAATGCGGTGAACCCAGAAAAGGACGTGGACGGCTTCCACGTGGTGAATGTGGGCCGGATGTGCCTGGACCAGTACTCCATGCTCCCAGCAACTCCCTGGGGCGTGTGGGAGATCATCAAGAGGACAG GAATCCCAACTCTGGGCAAGAACGTTGTCGTGGCTGGCCGCTCGAAAAACGTGGGGATGCCCATCGCCATGCTCCTTCATACAGATGGCCGCCACGAACGTCCCGGAG GGGATGCCACGGTCACCATCTCTCACCGCTACACTCCAAAGGAGCAGCTAAAGAAGCACACGATCCTGGCCGACATTGTGGTTGCAGCGGCTG GTATCCCTAATCTCATTACTGCTGATATGATCAAAGAGGGAGCTGCCGTGATTGATGTTGGCATCAACAGAGTCCAGGACCCTGTTACAGCCAAGCCCAAACTTGTTGGAGACGTGGATTTTGAAG GAGTAAAGCAGAAAGCCAGCTACATCACGCCAGTCCCCGGTGGGGTTGGCCCTATGACTGTAGCCATGCTCATGAAGAACACCATCATCGCTGCCAAGAAGATGCTGAGGCCCCAGGAGCTGCGGGCCTTTGGCGCTTGA